The genomic interval GACTTCCGGAACGCTTCGCCCAAATCTCCAATTGATCCGATGCAGCAGCACGAAAAGTATCGGCAGCAGCGACAAGCACCCGTTTATCCTTTTTCTTAAAATTTAGCGCAAGTTTTCCGATGGTAGTCGTTTTACCTGTACCATTAACACCAACAACCATTATCACGTAAGGTTTGGCATTCACCATAAAAAAATCAGGGCTGGTTTCATGATTATTGCTATTCAACAACCCTTTTATCTCCTCCCGCAATATTCCATGTACTTCTTGCGATTCGGTTATCCGACCCTGCTTGACACGACTACGAACACCATCAATAATACTTAATGTTGTATCAATTCCTACATCACTCGTTATTAATATCTCTTCGATCTCTTCGAACAGTTCTTCGTCTATTTTGGGTTTTAACGATATGGTGCTTTGAAGTTTGTTAAATAAACCAGTACGGGTTTTACTTAATTTTGAACGAAGTTTATTGAAAAGTGCCATAAAAAACGATGATTATATGTCAGTATTTATAAATTTTAT from candidate division KSB1 bacterium carries:
- the ftsY gene encoding signal recognition particle-docking protein FtsY, yielding MALFNKLRSKLSKTRTGLFNKLQSTISLKPKIDEELFEEIEEILITSDVGIDTTLSIIDGVRSRVKQGRITESQEVHGILREEIKGLLNSNNHETSPDFFMVNAKPYVIMVVGVNGTGKTTTIGKLALNFKKKDKRVLVAAADTFRAAASDQLEIWAKRSGSQIVRQDEGADAASVAYDAISASLARDIDVVIVDTAGRLHTKTNLMEELKKVDRVIAKQIPNAPHERLLVLDGTTGQNARRQVEEFGNAINLTGLVLTKLDGTAKGGVVIGIANDFKIPIKFIGLGEQIDDLEPFDSNSFVDAIFDPAFK